In Paludibaculum fermentans, the genomic stretch CTTCAAGGATCTTGGACCAGACTTCCAGGTCGGGAGTCGAATAGCGACAAGCGCCGAACTAACCACCTTGAACTACAGCGCTGCGGATCTTGGGCCATGGCTAAACCTGCAAAGCGCAGAAGTCCGCGTCTATCGCGTCTGGGATGAGTCCTTGTCCAAAGTGGCGTGGCTCAATGATGTCAATCATACAATCGGCCTCTCCACGCCGCTCCGCTTCCCACCAGGCGCTTACGGCATACATAAGTATGAAGTCCTGAATGTCAGGGAAGGCCTGCGCGCTCCCGGCCAATGGTTCCTTAACTATGCAACGAACGAGGTTTTTTACTGGCCTAGGTCAGGCGAAGACATGACAACTACTGAGGTCTGGGCGCCAGTCACGGAAGTGCTCCTGCGTATTGAGGGAACGAATGTGCCGGTGAAGAACATCACGCTAAGCAATCTCGATTTCTCAATTACCGATGCACCTCCCAGGTCCAGTGGCTTCTCAGGGGCTGGTTATGATGGCGCTGTAAGCATGTCGGACGTGGATACAATCACCCTCTCTGGCGTTAGGATAAGACGAGTAGGCGCCAGCGGTATACAAGCAAGCAACACACAGAATATGCGTGTCCTTGCCTCGGAGTTCACTGAGACTGGGGCTTGCGCCATCTCCACGTATAACAGCAATGATCTCGAGATCGCCGACTCACGCGTTCAACTCGCCGGGCACTCGACACCTGCCGCGGCCGGTATGGTCCTGCTGGGAGACAGGATGCATGTCCACCACAATGAGATCCGCGGGGTCCCCTATTCTGGCATCTCCGTCGGAGGGCAATCTCCACTAGTCGAATACAATCATGTCTTTAACGTAATGCAGTTGATGTCCGACGGAGCGGCCTATTATGTGGACGGAGGCCGTGCCGGTACCATCCGCAACAACTGGGCAAATGATGTTGGCGTAGGCATCGCCAGCCAGGCGCCAGCCTACTATCTGGACGAAGAGACCAGCGGCTTCTTGATTGAGCACAATGTTGCCATGGTGACGAACTGGATGCTGCACGTGCATATGGCCATCTCGAACACCGTGCACGACAACAGCTTCATCAGCTCCGGAGATGCCCGCCTGACCTTCCAGGGATCCAAGGCAACTCTCCTTACTCGGAACGTAGTCTATGCGGCTGGACAGCTGAGCTATGAGGCCGCTCCGGATGCCATTTCGTCACAGTCGGGCAGCATCCTGTTTAGTGGTACTCACAAAATGGAACTGGTTCGAGTGGATGCTAATTTCCAGAGAACTCCCCTTGACTCCACTGGAAATCTGATTGCGGATCCAGTTTTTCGAGATATGCCGCGCAATGATCTATATCTGATGCCGGCATCACCCGCCTTGGCCATTGGTGTGTCGCAACCCCTCACGCTTTCGGATGTCGGGCCGCGGACGTTGCCCACCATCGATGCACCCGCCACGCCGCCGGTGTTGTCGTATACCTTGACTCCTCAATCACTGAGCTTCGGCAATCAGCTCGTCGCGACAACAAGCACGCCTCAGATCGCAAGACTCTCCAATACCGGCACATTGCCGATAACGATAGGGAAAGTCCAGCTGGCAGGCACAGCGCCAGGTAACTTCAATCTGTCAACGAGTTGCCCAACCATCGTGCCAGCACGTTCTAGCTGCGATATCGCAATCACTTTCAAGCCGACGAACGCCAACCCGAGCCTGAAAAATGCAGCGCTGGACGTATACTTGACGACCCCTGCCGTGAAACTGTCGGTAGCGCTCAGCGGGGCAGGAATCGTCCCCACTTTCTCACTCTCTCCTGCGTCCTTGGTCTTTCCCTTGCAGAAGGTAGGGACAGCCAGCGCGGCTCAGGCTGTGACCATGCGTAACACGGGTAGTCTGCCAGTGACGATGACAAGTATATCCCTCACTGGCGTGGCGCCCGGCAACTTTGCCCAGTCGAATAACTGCGGTACAACACTGAAGGTTGCCTCGACTTGCACCATTAACGTCACGTTCAAGCCAACCAATGCGGCGCCAAGCGTCAAGACCGCATCCTTGACAATTAGTGCTCCAGCGCCGGCAGCTTCGCAATCTATCACTTTAAGCGGAGCCGGGAAGTAGCTCTGCCGCGCATCGGCGCCAGTCGCGTCGCGCAACATTTAGGGATTTGCATATGATTGCTCCTGACGTGGCGGAATATCCATCGTGATCATGTGAGCTAGCTATATGCTCTCCTGTCATCGGGTTGCGGAGCTATCCGTGACTGGCATTCTCGCTGATTCGTTGTGCAATAATTCTCGCAACGAAGATCGGGCTATCCAGGTTCCTTCGCCAAAGACGCCGAGGTTCATGAGCCAGCCGAAAGGCCCATTCGAGACCCGCTCGTCGAATCCAGTAAGGCGCCCAGGGGACGGTACCGGCATGAAAGTCGAATGCCGCCCCCACGCCTACTAGGGCAGCAGCCCGAACACGCCCTACGTGGCTCTCCATCCACTTCTCCTGCCTTCCCGTCCCGAGCCCCACCCAGACTACGTCTGGATTGGCCGCATTGATCTGTTCGACGAGGTCTGCGTCCTCCAGCGGCGTCAGTTCACGAAACGGGGGGCAGATGGTGCCACAAACATTGAGACCGGAGAATCTCTCCCTTAGTCGTGACACCAGGGAATCGGCGACTCCCTCCCCGCCCCCATAAAAGAAATGACGCAGCCCTGCCGATCTTCCTCCATCGCAGATATCCAGCACCAATGACGGCCCAGCTACTCTCTGTATGTGCCTATGCCCGAGCAGATACCCGCCTACCGTAATGCCGACTCCGTCTGCCAGGATAAGGTCTGAACCAGTTATGGCAGAGCGGACCTGCTCTTCGCGGTGACACACTAGAACGCTGTGCGGATTGACACAGGATATGTATCCACGATGCTTCGCAATACGCCACTGGATCAACTTCGCTAGGACCTCAGCCGGGGAGACCATGTCAATCGACACCCCCAGCATATCGACTCTTCTGTCATTTTCCATCTAGGTTGCTCATTTCATTCCACTTGCCTGATCGGAGTGCGCTCCTGCTTCTCAGTTGGCAATTCAAGATGTCCGCATCCTCGGTGGCTAGCCCATGCGCCACCCGGCCAGGAGTTGATCGATTGGCCTGAGGCTCCTCCGGCACATGCCGGCGACTCGCGCTGCTGGATCCCAATCGAGTTCTGCTCAGTGAACTTTGGCGGCCGATACGGAGTTCGCTTTTCCCTGGGAGGCTTGGCGCGCCCGCCGGTGTTCCATCGCCATCGCATAGACCCTGGAAGTGATGCGCAGGTGAGCCGCCTCCGTGTACGAACGCTCAAAGCTAATGCGCCCACAGGCGCCGAGGGATTGCGCCCGCTTATCGTCCCCCCAGAGTTGCTCGATGATGTTGGCCAATTCGGCGGCATCTCCAGGCCTCACCAGCAGACCGTTCTCCCCGTCTTGGATGATCGACGCAATCGATCCAATTTGGGACGCAACCACGGGAACGCCATGCGCGAAGGCTTCCCGTATGACCATCGGGAACCCTTCAAACGACAGGGAAGGGACAACGAGCAGGCGTGATTTGCGAATGCGATCCTGGACATCGTCGAAAGAGAGTTGGCCGAGGAACGTGATTGGCAGCTTGGCCTCCTCCGCATCCCGCATCAGGCTGCACAGCTCACGTCCGGAACCGATAACTTCAAGCCGAGGTGCTTTCTCTCTCATTTGCTTCCAGGCCGAAAGCAGCACTTGCACACCCTTTTCCGATGTCAACCGGCCGACAAAGATTGCTTTGGGTTCCCGAGCATCCCAAGGCAGCGGTTGGGGTGCATTCGGATAACAATTAGGTTTGACGTGGATTCGATCCGCTGGCAGGCCGCCCCTGACTAGCAAGTCACGTTGAAACTCGCTCAGTGCAATAAAGGCATCTACGTGCCTGCACCACGTACCCAGGGCTCGATGCACGGCAATCATCGATGCCACTGGCGCTGTCGATGCCAAGCTTGACCTATAGCAGCGAAATCTGAGCGCCGAACGAACGGAGTGCTCGTCAATACAGCGCATGCATGGGGCGCCATCGCGAAAACACAGCCCATTGGCGCAAAACATTCTGGAGTTGTGCACAGTCAGGACAGTCGCGGTGGGAGTGCCTCTAGCTGCCAGGAACACCGCTGGAGAGAACTGGGGAAAGGTATTGTGAACGTGCAGTATGTTGGGGGCAGCGTTCTGGATTGTCGCTCTAACTTCGCCGACAGCGGCTGCATTCCATGTGGCGCGGATTCCAATGCCTAGCTTCCGGCATCCACTCCAGTCCGTAATATCGTCGTTGTATCGTACGATCTCCGTCACGTCCCACGGTGTCGACGTTTTGAGGATCTTGCGCTCAGTATCAAAGACTTCGTTCTCGCCCGACGGGGCCGTGGTGCAATAGTAATTATGCAGCAATAGAACTTTCATATGCCTAACTACACTCCTCGGCGCTTTTGAGTCACACGTTCGATGGCTGCTGAAAACGCATCTACCATTTGCTCCTGTCCCCAGGTCGCAATTCGGCTTCGGGCATTCGCTGAGAGCTTGCCGCGTAGCGCCTGATCGTCTACAACACGCGACACTGCAGCCGCAATTGCATGCGCATCCCTTTCGGGAACGATGAATCCGTTCTCACCGTCACGCACCAGGCCGCCATCGGCCGCGCCTACGGCATTCGTAGCAATGACCGGAACACCTTGATTGAACGCTTCGTTGACCACCAGGCCCCATGACTCTTTCCATCCGTGGCTCGTAACACTTGCGATCACGAAGACGGTCGCCGCGGCGTAGTAGCGGACAGTATCGTACGGCGACATATAACCGGCGAATCGAACACGTTCAGCTATCTTGAGCTCTTTGGCCAGAGCTTCAATTTGCTCCCGCTCAGGGCCCGTTCCCACTAAGACAAGGATGAGGTTGCGCGCGGTCGCCGCTTCAGCGAAGCCTCTGATCAGGTATTGCAGCCCTTTTATTTCAACAAGTCTTCCGACAGATAGAACTATGCGGGCATCGTCCGGGATCTGAAGGGAACTTCTCAGTTCTTCAACCTCCTGCAAGCTGACCGGCCTGGAGTAAAAGGCGTTTGTCACGGCATGCTGGCTTGTGATGATGTTTTCAGATGGCACGCCATTTGCTATCAAATACCTGCTGACATGCTCGCCATAGGTGACAACGGCATCTGCGTGACGGCACACCGCGTTGTTGAGCTTTGCAAATAAACGGCTGAGTCGCGTATCTAGCACACTCCAATCGCCGGTCCAGATGATGAAAGGGTGACGGCGCGCCATGCAGGCCAATGCCACCACGGGAAGGGCGAATTTGCCATTCAGGCATTTGACTGTCACATCGCTATTGTCAAGCCATGCGATTGGTATGAGACCCGGCGCAATACGCACGCCGCCAAAGCGAAATCCTTTCAGGTATGTATATTGAAAATGCCCGCTTGCGGTTCCGTTCTCCTGCAGCCAGTTCTTCTCCCTTCCATCCGAGAACAAGACAAAGCGTGTCTGGTATCGCTGCGCTAACAACCTAAAAGTCTCAACTCGATAATGTGGTATGAAATTGGTGATAAAAGTGAGTCGAAGAGACGTCATGCTTGCATTCATACTCAGTAGTCCTATGGGTGTACCCTTGGTCGCTGGGTCGCACTTGCCCTCCAGTTGCGCGCGGTGCGCCGTACTTGCCAAAGACCGCGTCAACGCCGCCAGAAAAAGACCACGGGGGGAGTGCCCTCCTGCCCGGCAGTTCCCTCATCCCCAATGCCGGCGGTGGCTCCGTCGGGCTGTCTAGGGCCGAGGAGCCCCGGGTCAGGGTGGATCCTGCCTTCGGGGCGGCTTGTCCGCAATGCTCACCGCCGCAATTGCTGCTACCAGGAGCAAGACGCCGGCACGCTGTTCGCACGCTCGCGCCACAGTGCTAAGCAGGAATGAGATCACCTATCGTGTGAGCTGCCAGCCATGATTTGCGGCTGTAGAGTTGGTGCCTGCGGGAATAGTTTCAACGAAGTTGATCGTAGCCAATCAAATGATGCTTCACCGCCATGGAGCGCCATTGCTGGGATGCTAACAACACATCATCTTCATGGTGATCCGGGTGGCCCGGGTGAACCATGATCTCAAGACTTCTGATCTTCTCCTTCAGGCGCGAATGAGCACTCAGAAAGGTCGGAAGATCCGTGAAGGCGTCGGTTGCTATGCCATTGGTGCCAACCATAAGTCCTAAATGACATGCTACACGCCAGGCAAGAACGCAGTAATTATAGCAGCTGTCGAATGCGTAAACATTCTTCCCGCGTCGAACTCGCCTGATGCCGAAGTCTTTCTGTAGTGCTCGTATAACAGGGTAGAGCTGAGGCAAGGTATGGATATGATGGTGTGAATCTAGATGGGTAGGTTGAATCCCGCTTCGGATAACTTCTCGTATCTGGGCAGACCACTCAAGATAGACAGCGTGAACGAGCATTCGAGTTGGATAAATACGCCTGATCTTTCCATTGAACGCGCCGTCTGCATTCAGCAATGGTTTAAGCGCCGCGTCGCTTGTAAGCGGAAAGAACTCCGTCGCATTCAGGTGCACTCCGACGGAGCTCGGTGCCCGGCGCTGAAGCTGCGAGATGGCATCGCGAAATGCCGGTGCATTTGCCATCACCGTTGTGGACGTGATTCGATTGGAATCCAGTGCTTGCAGAATGGCAGCATTGGTCTGCTCGTCCCTGCCTAGGTCATCTGCATTTACGATGATGTACATGGGAGTGTTTGTGTAGTCAGGTTCCAGGGCTCGTACAATGACTCGATCTGGTGATGCCCGGCTTTACTGCTGATCCACTGTTTACCTTGTTGCATCGTGGGGGAGGTGGCCAGGAGGCAACGCAGAAGCCGAAAAGTATACTGGATCCGCGCAAATCATAGGTGATATTGGCTATGCACAAACAGTAGATAACAAGAGGTAGCACTGACTCTCGAGTCATCATGCGCAAAGGGGAAACGAGTGAGCGCAAACGAAAGCCGGCGATGACCGGAGGACCTAGTATGAACAGTGTGCCGAGGCCTCCGGTTTCCACCAGCAACTCCAGGAGTACATTGTGCGGCGAGGAGCCAAATGGGCTCTCTATGTACGACTCGCTGCCCGGCAGTGACAATCCGTCGATGTAATAACCGCCCAGGCCATGACCTGCAACCGGCCCCTCTTTGATGCGCTGTATTGCTGCGGTCCAGTTGACTGAGCGGTTAAGGCGTTCGGATGTAGACGCCCCGTCGTGCACCACTTGCGTCAGCAACGGGTTGTTAGTCGCCAGCCCTCCGGCCGCCACGCCAAAGATGATGAGTGTTGCGGCTCCAGCAAGGCCAATGGTTGCGCGGCTGCGGGTTGCCCTAAAGAGGACTAGCGAAACAATTGAAATGAACAAGGCGGCAAGAGCCGCGCGCTGCCCCGCGGAACTGACGACAACGAGCGAAACTAGTGCGGTTGCTGTGAGTAGGCAGACGGCCGGTTTCGTTCGCATACCTGGGGCCATGCCCGGCACGCTGCCGAATATCATCGCCAGGCTCCATCCTGCCAATTGCGCTATTGGGCGGGAACCAACGAAATCTCCACCGGGTGTGAGCGCCATTCCAGCCAGCCTCACCCCTCCAAAAGACAGCAGACTGGAAGGCCGAACCGCGGGCTGGGTGTAGAAGAGCACGCTTAGACAGAAGACTGATGCGGCACATGCGATAACGGCCAGGTCGGATAGGGACATCTTGCGGCCTCTTATCATCACGGAGCCCGCAAGTGCTGAGGCTACAATTCCTAGCGCAAACCCCGTGATCTTGTCACGTGCATATTCCGTCTGCGGACCGAATAGATAAGCTGTCAAAACAACAATGGCGACCACAGAAAGCCAGGAGAGAGCCGCAGGCTGGATCCTGAACGCAGCGCGTCGCTGGCGAGTGGACCAACTTGCCAGTAGTAATGCACCTGCCGCTCCTGCGAGTGGAGCTCCAACTGGCGGCAGATTGAAGAGCTCCAGGCCGGCCCGGAAAACATAGGGGCCGAGGAGGAATGATGCGGCTGCAAGCGTGTGGGAAGAAGCACCAACGCACGACAGCAGCACTCCTCCCATTGCCGCCGCTGGGCCAAGGAGTCCTCCTGGCTGAGCAGCCATGTACATTACCGAGATGCCAATGGCAACCGCCTGCGCAAGCCGTGCGCCGGAAACGGTATTCCTGCGGATTGTGTGGACGCTGCGCCATGTATTGCTTGGGAGCATGGTTCGATCACCCACTACGGCGACTGTGACTCTACACTTCTCTGACGAGATCACGGCCAGCTTGCATCAATTGCAGTTCTCCGGATGAAGCCGGGTCTGGGGCGGCGGGTTTCGCAAAGCCGAGGAGATAGATCGTAGAGGCGAGGAAACTGGCCGCAACTGCAATTGCAAGGTGAGTGACGCTAAATGCTGAAGCAAGGAGCACCATAACCACAACACACATCACATTGATGCTCGCTGCAATAACATTGGCAATGAAGACTCTTGAGACGCGGCCCTTTGCCAGCAGAAGATAGTATGTGGGAATAGAAGCAACTTCGATTAGCACTCCCGCCAGGATAATGCGTAATGTGTTGGGTAGCAGCATGTGAAAGCGTGAGCCCAGCCAGATTCGTAGAAGGGGGCCGCAGCAAACGCTGGCTGAGCCGTAGATAACCAGGCCAAGAAGAATCGCTGAGCGCGTTGCCCGCCTGCTAAGTGACTGAATCCGCTTCAGCGAGATACTTGTGCCACTGGCCTGCAGACGGCAGATCTCAGGCATAATGGCACTCACTCCCGTGTCCACTATCGACCTGAGCTGCATCGAGAGACTCCAGGAGAGATCGAATACTGGCACCAGGGCCACCCCGCCATATCGCGCCAGCATCACTTTGTTGAAGGGAGCGATGAGGATGTTCACCAATGATGCGGCGAAAACTCCTGATCCGAAATCAAGCAACGTGCGGAGGCGCCGGATGTTGAATGCCGGTAAGCTGAGGCACCCGCAACCAGTGATACGACGAACCGCGACCAATGTTGACACATGTACGAATAGGTACGCGATAGCATTCGACCATAGGAGACTAGTGATGCCAATCCCATTTGCGAGCAGCACGACTGCAATGGAAAGGCTGATGATCCTGGCAATAACTTGCAGCAGGCTGGCCACGTCCATGCGGCCCAGTCCCGCCAGAACGCCGTTTAGTGCTTCCACTTGGAGCACGTAGATGGAGAGCCCTGCGATCCAAGGCATCAACCGGAGAGCTTGCGCCGCATTCTCGGGGCTGAGATGCATTGTCGAGACAAAGAGGCCGCGTAGCGCCATCACCAGGCCGAACATTGCGGTTCCAGTAATGGCAAGTGCCAGGAGGCCAGTGGTTGCATAGGAACGGATCGCCAGGATGTCGCGGCGACTGTATTCTTCCGCCACATGTTTGGTCATGGCGGGAACCAAGCCAATCTTCCCGAACTGCGCAAATGCTAGAACGACTCCGAGCGTCAGCCACACTCCGTAGAGTTCATATCCCAGGTAGCCTAAGTACACCGGATACGATATACATGCAATCGCAGCCGTGACAATGACTTGGCTCGAACCGGCGGCCGCGTTACGGTGAACTTGAGACGAACGTAAACGGCTTAGGACGGACGCCATGCCTGCTGGCGGCTTGAGCTGGCGGACGTGAAATGCGAATGATCCTGGCATCTTTCACCGATAGAGGAGTCTGAGCGGCCGGCGGCATCGCGCTGGTCGGTCAATGGGGGATGTCATCACAGAACCGGCGAGATTATTTCCTATGTCGCTACAACAACATCCGAAACATGCCCGCCACTACGGCAAAACTCTCGTGGTACAACTTTGGCGCGACAGGTGTAGATCCCGTTCGCGCGGATCCGGACTCTTCCTAGGAGCCGGTCCACAGGTTCTTTGAAATCCGCACCGCCGCCCTACCACCACTCGCGCTCCAGTTCTCTGGGTCACTGAGCCTGGAGCGCCGGCCCGAGGGTCCGCAGTCTCGTCAATCTCGGTGCATGGAGGCTAGCTTTGAACTGGCACGGCCATCCAAATTCTCCCGGTTTGAGGGAACAAACCCATCTTTGCGAGCCGGATCATCCGTAGGCCTGCCCCATCCACGAGACGGCCCAGGGCCTTACGGAATTCGCTGAAACAAACCCATCGATTGCCCCCGGGTCACTCCAGGGCATGCACTCGCTCACCCTGGGTCTGGACCATGTTCTTACTTTTGAGGGAACAAACCCATCATTGCGAGCCGGATCATCCGTAGGCCTGCCCCATCCACGAGACGGCCCAGGGCCTTACGGAATTCGCTGAAACAAACCCATCGATTGCCCCCGGGTCACTCCAGGGCACGCACTCACTCACCCTGGATTTGGAACATGTCCTTACTTTTGAGGGAACAAACCCATCCTGGGCCGATTGCCCCCGCGGCCTCAGTCGCTATCGCTCGGTTGGCCCCGAAACCACGGATTGTGAGGGATCAAACCCATTCGGAGCTCAGATCGCGTGCTAGGAGGAATGATACTCGTACTTCTGACGGTATTTCGAGTACCCGTCATAGTAGCCCGATGCCCCGCCCCGGCCTCGCTTCGGATTCCAGTCGTTCATGATCGTCCCAAGAACCCTGATTCCGTCCTCTCTCAGCCTCGTTCGCGCCGAAATCGCCGAATCCCGCGTCGTCTTCCCAGCTCGTACTACGAGAATTACCCCGCTGGCCAGCCTTCCGATCACACGGGCATCCGGGATCTGGAGCATCGGCGGAGTGTCCACAAAAACAACGTCATACTCCCGCGCAAAGCGTTCCATGGCATCCGCCAGCCACTGGGAGTACAGCAGGTTCGTCGCGCCCGCCACCGGCGGACCGCTCGTCATCAGGCTCAGCCCGGGTACTTGCGTCGCCTGGATCATAGCGAGGCCGCTCCAGTGTCCGCCGCGATTGTCGCCCCCCAGGGTCACCGGTTCCCCCAGCGCATCTCGCCCTTGCAGCACCGTCGTCAGCCCGGCTTCATTACTCTTTTCGAATATTTCGTGCAAACGTGGTTTCCGCGTATCCGCATCCACTA encodes the following:
- a CDS encoding WecB/TagA/CpsF family glycosyltransferase, whose product is MENDRRVDMLGVSIDMVSPAEVLAKLIQWRIAKHRGYISCVNPHSVLVCHREEQVRSAITGSDLILADGVGITVGGYLLGHRHIQRVAGPSLVLDICDGGRSAGLRHFFYGGGEGVADSLVSRLRERFSGLNVCGTICPPFRELTPLEDADLVEQINAANPDVVWVGLGTGRQEKWMESHVGRVRAAALVGVGAAFDFHAGTVPWAPYWIRRAGLEWAFRLAHEPRRLWRRNLDSPIFVARIIAQRISENASHG
- a CDS encoding oligosaccharide flippase family protein, coding for MYLGYLGYELYGVWLTLGVVLAFAQFGKIGLVPAMTKHVAEEYSRRDILAIRSYATTGLLALAITGTAMFGLVMALRGLFVSTMHLSPENAAQALRLMPWIAGLSIYVLQVEALNGVLAGLGRMDVASLLQVIARIISLSIAVVLLANGIGITSLLWSNAIAYLFVHVSTLVAVRRITGCGCLSLPAFNIRRLRTLLDFGSGVFAASLVNILIAPFNKVMLARYGGVALVPVFDLSWSLSMQLRSIVDTGVSAIMPEICRLQASGTSISLKRIQSLSRRATRSAILLGLVIYGSASVCCGPLLRIWLGSRFHMLLPNTLRIILAGVLIEVASIPTYYLLLAKGRVSRVFIANVIAASINVMCVVVMVLLASAFSVTHLAIAVAASFLASTIYLLGFAKPAAPDPASSGELQLMQAGRDLVREV
- a CDS encoding O-antigen ligase family protein, whose protein sequence is MLPSNTWRSVHTIRRNTVSGARLAQAVAIGISVMYMAAQPGGLLGPAAAMGGVLLSCVGASSHTLAAASFLLGPYVFRAGLELFNLPPVGAPLAGAAGALLLASWSTRQRRAAFRIQPAALSWLSVVAIVVLTAYLFGPQTEYARDKITGFALGIVASALAGSVMIRGRKMSLSDLAVIACAASVFCLSVLFYTQPAVRPSSLLSFGGVRLAGMALTPGGDFVGSRPIAQLAGWSLAMIFGSVPGMAPGMRTKPAVCLLTATALVSLVVVSSAGQRAALAALFISIVSLVLFRATRSRATIGLAGAATLIIFGVAAGGLATNNPLLTQVVHDGASTSERLNRSVNWTAAIQRIKEGPVAGHGLGGYYIDGLSLPGSESYIESPFGSSPHNVLLELLVETGGLGTLFILGPPVIAGFRLRSLVSPLRMMTRESVLPLVIYCLCIANITYDLRGSSILFGFCVASWPPPPRCNKVNSGSAVKPGITRSSHCTSPGT
- a CDS encoding carbohydrate deacetylase → MYIIVNADDLGRDEQTNAAILQALDSNRITSTTVMANAPAFRDAISQLQRRAPSSVGVHLNATEFFPLTSDAALKPLLNADGAFNGKIRRIYPTRMLVHAVYLEWSAQIREVIRSGIQPTHLDSHHHIHTLPQLYPVIRALQKDFGIRRVRRGKNVYAFDSCYNYCVLAWRVACHLGLMVGTNGIATDAFTDLPTFLSAHSRLKEKIRSLEIMVHPGHPDHHEDDVLLASQQWRSMAVKHHLIGYDQLR
- a CDS encoding choice-of-anchor D domain-containing protein, yielding MLSSPLILTPQDSNLAIQSASGERAELCGGRRITGWRQEGSGPVWVASLPDLNHQPWRFRVLIVGGQLSTRARLPESGYFKDLGPDFQVGSRIATSAELTTLNYSAADLGPWLNLQSAEVRVYRVWDESLSKVAWLNDVNHTIGLSTPLRFPPGAYGIHKYEVLNVREGLRAPGQWFLNYATNEVFYWPRSGEDMTTTEVWAPVTEVLLRIEGTNVPVKNITLSNLDFSITDAPPRSSGFSGAGYDGAVSMSDVDTITLSGVRIRRVGASGIQASNTQNMRVLASEFTETGACAISTYNSNDLEIADSRVQLAGHSTPAAAGMVLLGDRMHVHHNEIRGVPYSGISVGGQSPLVEYNHVFNVMQLMSDGAAYYVDGGRAGTIRNNWANDVGVGIASQAPAYYLDEETSGFLIEHNVAMVTNWMLHVHMAISNTVHDNSFISSGDARLTFQGSKATLLTRNVVYAAGQLSYEAAPDAISSQSGSILFSGTHKMELVRVDANFQRTPLDSTGNLIADPVFRDMPRNDLYLMPASPALAIGVSQPLTLSDVGPRTLPTIDAPATPPVLSYTLTPQSLSFGNQLVATTSTPQIARLSNTGTLPITIGKVQLAGTAPGNFNLSTSCPTIVPARSSCDIAITFKPTNANPSLKNAALDVYLTTPAVKLSVALSGAGIVPTFSLSPASLVFPLQKVGTASAAQAVTMRNTGSLPVTMTSISLTGVAPGNFAQSNNCGTTLKVASTCTINVTFKPTNAAPSVKTASLTISAPAPAASQSITLSGAGK
- a CDS encoding glycosyltransferase family 4 protein, which codes for MKVLLLHNYYCTTAPSGENEVFDTERKILKTSTPWDVTEIVRYNDDITDWSGCRKLGIGIRATWNAAAVGEVRATIQNAAPNILHVHNTFPQFSPAVFLAARGTPTATVLTVHNSRMFCANGLCFRDGAPCMRCIDEHSVRSALRFRCYRSSLASTAPVASMIAVHRALGTWCRHVDAFIALSEFQRDLLVRGGLPADRIHVKPNCYPNAPQPLPWDAREPKAIFVGRLTSEKGVQVLLSAWKQMREKAPRLEVIGSGRELCSLMRDAEEAKLPITFLGQLSFDDVQDRIRKSRLLVVPSLSFEGFPMVIREAFAHGVPVVASQIGSIASIIQDGENGLLVRPGDAAELANIIEQLWGDDKRAQSLGACGRISFERSYTEAAHLRITSRVYAMAMEHRRARQASQGKANSVSAAKVH
- a CDS encoding glycosyltransferase family 4 protein, whose translation is MTSLRLTFITNFIPHYRVETFRLLAQRYQTRFVLFSDGREKNWLQENGTASGHFQYTYLKGFRFGGVRIAPGLIPIAWLDNSDVTVKCLNGKFALPVVALACMARRHPFIIWTGDWSVLDTRLSRLFAKLNNAVCRHADAVVTYGEHVSRYLIANGVPSENIITSQHAVTNAFYSRPVSLQEVEELRSSLQIPDDARIVLSVGRLVEIKGLQYLIRGFAEAATARNLILVLVGTGPEREQIEALAKELKIAERVRFAGYMSPYDTVRYYAAATVFVIASVTSHGWKESWGLVVNEAFNQGVPVIATNAVGAADGGLVRDGENGFIVPERDAHAIAAAVSRVVDDQALRGKLSANARSRIATWGQEQMVDAFSAAIERVTQKRRGV